In Paludisphaera rhizosphaerae, the sequence GGATGCTCACCCACCCGAGCCGTGCGCGGGCCATGGACATGCTGATGGACTGCGGCCTGATGGCTGCGGTGCTGCCGCCGCTCGTCCGGGCGAAGGGGCTCTTCCAGGGCAAGCCGATGCAGCCCGAGGGGGACCTTTGGGACCACCTCCTGCTGACGCTCTCGCTGCTCCCCCACGACGCGAGCTTCCCCCTCGCATTGGCCGGCCTGCTGCACGACGTCGGCAAGCCGTTCTCGAAGCAGGTCCAGGAGGGAGGGCGGGTCAGCTATCACAATCACGAGTCCGTCGGCGGTCGGATCGCGGACGACATGGCGCGTCGGCTGAAGCTCTCCAACGCCGAGCGCGAACGCCTCGCATGGCTGGTGACGTTCCACCAGTACCTCGGCGAGGCCGAACGCCTGCGCGAGTCCAAGCTCAAGCGGATGCTCGCCAGCCCCGGCGTCGACGAACTGCTGGCGCTCCACCGCGCCGACGCCCTGGCGACGGTCGGCAACGCCCGCCACGTCGACTATTGCGAATACTACCTCGAACACCAGCCCGCCGGCCCGATCAACCCCCCCCCGCTCCTCACCGGCCACGACCTCGTCCGCCACGGCCTCAAGCCCGGCGAACACTTCGCCACGATCCTCGAAGCCGTCCGAGAAGCTCAACTCGAATCGCGCATCCACAACAAACGCGAGGCCCTGGAACTCGTCGACCGGGAACTGACCACGATGTAAAGAGTGATCCCCGCCCCTCACGAGACGCCTGTCGGTCGTCCATGGCCCGCGATCGGAGTCTCCTGGATATGGACGCGAACCATGTTCGATGTCGCTGGGTGAATCGCCTCGTAAGGCGATGGAGCGTCCGGGGTCTGCTCGTTTTCGTCGCACTTACGGCCAGCGTCCTGGGCTGGGTCGTCAACAGCGCCCACATTCAGCGCAACGCCGTACATGTCATCGAGACAGCCGGTGGAACCGTCGGGTACGACATCGAGTATCACGGACGACCACCAGACCCCGATGCGCAGGAACTGAGTCTCCCTGCCTGGCTGCTCGACCAGCTCGACCCGGACTATGTGGGACATCCGACCTATCTGGAAGCGTGGGATTCCAACTTCGGCGATCGGGAGACGGCCGCCGCCGGCGACCTCGACCGTCTCCAATCGATTCGGTTGAGCGAACCATCGGTGTCGGACGAGGGACTGGCACCTCTGGCGAACTTGGATGTACTGCTCGACCTAGAGCTGCGTTACGCCAGGATCGGTGATCAGGGGCTTGTTCGGCTCTCGGGATTGAAAAGCCTCCAGGGACTGAGCCTGTTCGGAACCTTGGTTACCGACGAAGGGCTCCGCCATCTTTCGCGTCTGAGCGAACTCCGATCTCTCGGTCTCGGTGAAACCAAAATCACGGATGCGGGACTCGTCCACCTGCGTCCCCTGTCAAAGTTATCGGGTCTCTATTTGGACAACACCCGGATCACGGATGCGGGCCTCGTCCATCTGCGTCCCCTTTCGAGTCTCACGACTCTCAGCTTGCAAGACACGCACGTCTCAGATAGAGGGTTGATCCATCTCAAAAACCTGCGGAATCTCGTCTACCTGCATCTTGCTGGTACGAGGGTCACCGACACGGGCCTGCCCTATCTGTGCGACCTGTCGAGGCTTGAGGTCCTCACTCTAAATTGCAGCCAGATCTCCAACGCCGGGTTGGAGACTCTTCAGAGATGTCCCTCCCTGAAGAGAGTCCAGATCTGGAACGCCCCCGAGTGCGACGGAGCCGATCGTCACAAATACACGCACGAAGCCGCTGGGGCCTTCCGCCGAACAGGCTCGAACGTCTTCCTTCAGCTTCATTGACCTCATGTGCCTCGCCGCCCGAAGTCTTCGGATCAGAGAACGCCGACGGATTCTTCCTGTCGGCGCCCAAGGTGTCGGAGGTAGACCCTGGGATCGTCAGTCGCCATCGATCGGAGCGCTGCTGAGCTGATAGACGTAGGCGTCGACAATCGTGCCGTCCTGGCGTCTGGCCGACGTCAGGACGCGCTCGTACCCCGGCCCCTCGAACTCATCGAGACGGCCCCAATGCTGCGGAAGGCTCTCGGAGGCGAAGCGAAGGCCCGAGACCTCCTCGCCCTCCGGCTCCAGGACGATTCCAGGATAACCGGCCGCTGCCCCCCAGCCCTCCGGATACAGCCTGCCTCGAACCGTCGCCGGCTCCCATTCGCCGGGAATCGGCGCGAGGATGTGTTCGTTGGGCCTGCCGGGGGCCAGGGTGCCGTAGACAAAAAGTCGATGGGTCATGCTACCTTCAGGTCGGATTGGAACGCTCTTCCTCAGTCCACTCAAGTTCAGTCGCCCAGATCCTCGGTCTCGGAGGGTTCGGCGACGTAATCCGGCGACTTGCGTTCGGCCTGACGTATTCGCTCCCAGGTCTTCAGCGCATTCGGTTCGCCGGCCGCATTCAGGATGGCTCGACAGAACGCCTTATACGACTCCCCCGTCGTGCATCCCGCCCGATCGATGACATGGTATTCGCCGTTCCTCACGCCTTCGATCACGATCACATCGCCGTCCCCGATCCCTCGGCCTTCCTTGACCGACACGGGAGCCTTCCAGAACTTCGTCTTCTCAAGTGAATCGACGATTCGCCTCCCCTCGTCGAACTTCAGCTTCAATTCCTTGTCGAGTCGCAACCGCGCCTCGGTCGCCTGCGGCGGCTTGTCATGACTCTTGACGTTCAAAACGACGTCATCCCCGGAACGGGTGAGGCGAAGGCTCATCGGATGCTCGTTCGCCGCGATCCACAAGAACCTGTAACTGACCACCGTCCGGTTCTCCCGCGACAGTTTCCAGAGCGACGGCTCCTTCAACGCTCGAAGATTGATCGTCGTCAATTCATCAATCAAATTGTTGAGACCCTCGACTTTGGGCGCGAAGATCAACGGGGGGAAATACGCATCCTGCGCCACGGAACGATCCACGACCATGAGACTCGCGACGATCAGAGCTGTCGTGAAAGCCGCCCGCATTCCGACCCTCTCGGCCCTCATGGTCGGACTCCCATCTCATAACCCAGACGCCCCCCTCCGCTTCAGCCTGTTGCAATCCTAGCAATCGCACGCCCTCACTGGAATCGCTGCACCTCGTCCGGCCCCGGAGTCGCGTAAGCCGGGTCGAGGGCGCGGATGGAGACTTCGTCGTCGGGGAGGAGTTTCACGTCCAGGGGGACGATCGTCACGCCCTGTTCGTTGATGGTCTGGGCGTTGTCGCGGAGGTCGCGGGTTTCGATGCCCTCGCGGGGGAGCGGCGGGACGTTGCCGTTGAAGAAGGCCGTACACCACCAATGGCCGTCGCGGTCCCGGAAGGGGGTGCCGTGGCCCAGGAAGCGGCCGGCGAACTTCCGGGGGCCGTAGGGGCCGGTGATCTTGTCGGCCGTGCAGTAGTAGAGGTTGTACGAGCCTCTGCGGCCGCGATCTGTCGACCAGGCCGTGCCGAGGTGGACGTACTTCGGGCCGACCTTGATCATCGTCGCCCCCTCGTGGCCGATCCGGCTGATCGGCGTTCCCTGGGGGCCAGGGCGGCTGCCGGCGGGGTCGATCCGGACGGGGTCAGCCGTGTAGTGCGTGAAGTCCTTGCTGAGCGGCGCAATGAGGGTGTTCAGCCAGAGCAAATACCAGGTGCCGTCGTCGTCCTTGAACAGCGAGGGGTCGTGGCGCTCGCCCAGGGTTCGGCCCATCGGATGAGTCCATGGCCCCTTTAGCTCGGGCCCGTTCGTGAGTGCGAGGCTCGCCAGGGCGGCCGGGCAATGGACGAGGGCCCAGCGGTCGCCCAGCCAATGGACCTCGGGCGCCCAGATGAAGGGCTCGACCGGCTTCTTGCCGGCCTCGCGGACGTGGAACGAATCCGCCAGCGTGTAGGGCGTCCCCAGCGACTCCCACTGAATGAGGTCGCGGCTGCGGTAAAGGCGTACCTGATCGCCGACGATGCTCGCCTTCCCAAGGCCGATGTTGTAGGGGTCGGCCGCCTCGCGAGGATCGCCCTCGTTCGGCTGGGTGCCTGTCAGGTAATAGAAGTCGTCGGGGCCGAGCGTGATGTAAGGATCGCGGATCCAGCCGGCCTTGATGTGGAGGGCCCGATCGCGGCTCTTCAACCCGGCGCGGATCGTCTCGGCGTCCATCACCGGTTGCGGCCGGCGGTCGGTCTTCTCGACCTGGAATTGAGGGTTGGTCTCGACCACCTGCGCGGGGCTGGAGACGGTCGTCGCGATCACGAACGCACAGCCAAGAACGAATCGAACGGGCCTGAACACGAGCCGTCCTCCGAGGTTGGGTCCGCTTGCCGCCGCTCGGGCGAAGTCTAAGATGGAGGGACCACGACCGCGAGCCCAGGGAGCCCGCCATGTATCGAGTGACCCGCCAGATCGAATTCTGCTACGGCCACCGCCTGCTTGAATACGCAGGCAAGTGCCGGCACCTCCACGGCCACAACGGGCTCGCCGTGGTGACGCTGGAGGGGAAGGAGCTCGACGCTCAGGGGATGCTCGTCGACTTCGGCGAGATCAAACGGAAGCTCCAGCGCTGGATCGACGAGGAGCTGGACCACAACATGATCCTCCGCCGCGACGACCCGATCCTCCCCCTGCTCCAGGAGCGCGGGGAACGCGTCTTCGTGATGGACGTCAATCCCACGGCGGAGAACATCGCCCGGCTGATCTACGACCAGGGAAAGGCCGCCGGCCTGCCGATCGTCGAGGTCGTGCTGTGGGAAACCCCCAACTGCTTCGCCACTTACACCGGCGCGGGCGAGGTTTGAGCCCTCGCCCGGTTCGGCTTCGTCCAGCTTGCCTCAGTGCCCGCCCGCATGGCCGTGGCCGTCGTCGACCTTCTTCTCGGGGAGAGCGGCCGTCTTCGGCTTATAGGGATAGAGGACGTCCTCAATCCACCACTCGTACGCGTTCTTGTTCTCAGGCACCATCCCCTTGATGACGGCGAGAGCATAGTCGTCGTGGGGCTCCTGGTGCTCGTGCTTGTGCTCGGCCTCCCCCTCCTTGGCCGCTTCGCCCTCCTTGTGCTCGTCCTTGATCTCGCCGACGTGCACGTCGAAGAGGGCGAGGGCGACGAGGGTCAGGTCCTCACGCTCGAGCTTCTCGATCGAGTTGAACTTGATGGTGCTCTCCGGCGAGCCGTGCAGATCCTGAGACAACTTGCGGAGAGCGCCGTACTTCATGTCCATCATCGGCGCTTCCGAGGCCTGGGACTGCATCTGCTTGAGGTTATCCTCGGGCGTGACGTTGGCGCGCTGTTGCGGAAGCAGACCGATCCAGTAGAGCTCGGCCAGCGAGCCGGATTTCAGCCGTTCGCCGTACTCGACGGCAAAGGCGGCGGCCTGGCGCTTCGCCAGGAAATGCTGTACGGCCGAGATCGTGAAGATCGACAACCCGAAGATCAGCCCCATCGCCATCGCCGCGCGGGCGAGCCCCTGCCCTGTGAGGACGTCCGACCGTTTTTGGATCGACCGGTCCGCCAGGAAACCCAGCACGACGGCGACCGCGGCGCAGAGGTAGAAGGCCCAGTGGGTGAAACTCAGAGCGCCCAGAAGGCCGAAGAGGACCGCAACAACGGCAAGGCTGCTGACGGCCCGGTAGGTCGGGATCTCGTTCTCGATGGCCGACCTGCGAAGCATCTTGAGGTCGGATTCGTCGGGTCGGGTAGACTCGTGCTCGATGGCCACTTTGAGGAAGCTCCTGGAGCGCCCGACCCGGACGACGATGAGTCGATGCGACGATGTCGAAAACGGAAGCGAAAAGCCGGCGCGCAGGATGTCCGGGTTATGGGCGTGCGTCGTGCCATCGAGGCTAATCGCTGCGGTGCCGAGCGTCAAGGATCACCGCAGCGCCAGACCGGCCAGGGGCCCACTCCCCGACGCCAGGGCCCAGGTCGCAAAGGCGAGCCCGACCCAGAACAGCCCCAGAGCCCAACCGGTCACATTCGTCCACGACCAGTCGCGCCCCGCCAGTCCGGAGCGAAGCCCTGCGAGAAGCACCGCCAGAATGATCAGGCCCATCGCACGAGGGCCAAGAGGCGTCGCCCAGTCGATCGACCGGAAATCCCCCCGGACGACGCACTCCAGGTTGAAAATCCAGATCAGGAGCCCGCCCGTCATCCAGATCAGCTCCCCCAGGCTCCCCGCCGCCTTGCCGGAACGGGCCAGGATGACCGGGCCGACCAGCGCCAGACAGCCGGCGACCGTCGCCAGTGAGGAGAGCAGCCGGACGGGCGGCCAGGCCAGCATCCCTCGATGGACGAGCATCGCGAGCGCCCATCCCAGGGCTCCGACGACGAGGAGCGCGGTGACGAGGGGATGCGCGCCGGCACCCGATGGAGAACCGCCGTTGTTGCGTTTTGGAGGCATGAGGGCGTCGAGGGAGTCTTCTCGGGGATGGAATCGAGGGTCGGGCTCGCGACGACGGCCGAGCCGGAAGCGACGAACCTCGACTTCATCCTTTTTCGGCCTCAACGCCCGAGGCTCGTGAGCTCGATCGACGACCCGACGAGCGGTTTCGACGCCCTCGTCGGCGCCTCCGTCGCGATCAGTGCAAAGCGGCGATCGGGCCGTCCGGTTGAGCGGCCGAGGTCGGTTCGGCGGCCGGAACGGGGACGGGCTCGGCCAGGTCGTCGGCCAGCTCGTCAGGACGGGGGTTGAGCACGACCTGCTCCCCTTCTTCAAGCCCCTGGGAGACCTCCAGGAGGTCAAGGGTCGCCTGGCCGACGGCCACCCGACGTTTCTCCAGGCTCCCACCGTCACCGCGAACGACGTAGCAGTAATCGCCGTCCTGCTCGGTCGCCACCGCCTCGACGGGAACGGCCAGGACGTTGCTCTTGGGAGGCATGGTCAGGTCGACTCGCGCAGTCATTCCCGGCATCAACTCGCGGCCGGCTCCCTGGTCGAGCCTCACAATGCTCTCGAAATAGCGAACGTCGGAGCGGTCGTCGAAAACGGGAAGGGGCGAGACCGAGGTCACGCGGCCGGTGACCGATACGTCCGGGGCCCCCTCGAAGGCGATCCGGGCCCTCATCCCTCGCTTCACCCGATCGACCACCGACTCGTGCAGCATCGCCACGACCTCCATCTGCGAGAGATCGGGCAAATAGAAGAGGTCCTGCTTCTGGTGCACTGACATCCCCGGCTCGATCACGATCCCGCGGCGGGCGTCGCTAGCGTAGATCAGGTAGCCGTCGTGCGGGGCCCGAATGGTGCAAAGCTCAACCTGCTTTTCCAGCTTCGCAAGACGGTCGAGGTTCCGGGCCAGCCGCGTGTCCTGATAGCGAAGGTTGGCCTCCTTGGCCAGCATCGCCCCCTCAAGCTGCTTGATGACCTTGGACGCCGTGAAGCGTTCGAAGAGGGTGAGAGCGCCCTTGGCCCTGTCGAGCGCCACCTGGGCCTTGGCGTTCGTCTGGGTTTCCGTCTTCAGGACGCTGGCGGCGACGTAGCCCTTGGCGTTCATCTTGGTCGCCCAGTCGAGCCGGTCCTTGCTGCGGCTCAACTCGGACTCAGCCAGGGCGATCAGACGCTGATGATCCTTGACCGTCTCGGCCATCAGGCCGTTGCGGTATTCGTTGATGGCCAACCTGGCCACATCCAGCTCAAGCTCGCCCTGGTGGTGATCGGCCCGAGAGCGTTCGACGGTCATCCGTTGCTGGCGAAGGAGTTCCTCGTAGCTCGAGGAATCGAGAGTCGCCAGGACGTCCCCCTTCTTCACCCGGCTGCCGTCGGGGACGACGGTCAGCAGCGTCGACGCTCCGCCGGCGGAGAGGGCGCGGCCCATCACGCCGATGCTGATACTCTCAAGTTCGCATTCGACGACCGTCCGCTTGGAGCTTTCCAACCGGCCGGGAGTCGTCAACGACCCCTCCAGAACGGTTCGGCTCACCGGCGCGAACTGATACTTCACCGTGAGGTCTCGCGGGCGACCAGCGCCCGGCAGGCGATATCCCGCAGCGTACGCCCAGATCGAACCGGCCGCGACGGTCGCCGCGATCAGGCCGAGAGACGTGGAGACTCTCTTTGAGGCGGGCATCGGGTGACTCCTCTTCCATCGCATGTTCAGGCCGCACGTCGCAAAGGGGGGCGGGGCGACGCGCTTCAGTCGGCGGGGGTCGAGGACGACGGCTTAAGGGCCCTCGTCCGGGGGGAAGCGGTCGAGGGGATTCCGGCTTCGGAATCCACCATCGACTTCAGAATGTATCGGATCCCGACCGCCTTACCAAGAGTTCGCTCCTCAAGACGTTCGGCGATCCTTCACGTCGTTTGACTATCTTCATCTTACCCACGATTGTAAAACAAAAATCTTACAGACGCAAGCCCAACGCAACGACCAGTACGCTCGCGCCGATTGCAGCGGGTTCCCTTGAGGGATTGACCTCCAGGGCCATAATGGAAGGAATACGGCGCGCCGTCGGCGAGCCGGGAGTGATATCCAACCGGGGTCGGCAACTTGAGCGCAGCGGCGACGGGCATCGAAGCGGGCGTGGCGGTCGGGACGGGAACCGTTGCGGGGGCGCTCGCGCGGGTGAAGCCCGAGCTGCTGGCGCCGGCCGGCGACCGCGAATGCGTCCGCGCGGCCGTGGCCAACGGGGCCGACGCGATCTACTTCGGACTGAAGCGGCACAACGCCCGAATCCGAGCCTCCAACTTCGACGGGCTGGACCTCTCGGAAACGATGGCCTTCCTGCGACGCCACGGCGTCCGGGGCTACGTCACGCTCAACACCCTGATCTTTCCCAAGGAGCTGGCGGACGTGGAGGCGACCCTCCGCGAGTTGAACGACGCCGGCGTCGACGCTGTGATCGTTCAGGACCTCGGCCTGACCCGGCTGATCCGCGCGGTCGCTCCCAATCTGGAAATCCACGGCTCAACCCAGATGTCCATCACCAGCGAGGAGGGCGTCCGCCTGGCCGCCGAGCTGGGATGCTCGCGGGTGATCCTGGCGCGAGAGCTGTCGCTGGACGAGGTCCGCCGGGTCCGCGCGGAATCGACGATTCCGGTAGAGGTCTTCGTCCACGGGGCCCTCTGCGTCGCCTACTCGGGTCAATGCCTGACCAGCGAGGCCCTCGGCGGTCGTTCCGCGAATCGCGGCGAGTGCGCCCAGGCCTGCCGAATGCCCTACCAGATCGTCTGCGACGGCGAGGACGTCGATCTCGGGAAGACCCAGTACCTCCTCAGTCCGCAGGACCTCGCCGCCTACGATCTGGTCCCGGATCTGATCGGAGCGGGGGTCGCCAGCCTGAAGATCGAGGGCCGGCTCAAATCGCCCGAGTACGTGGCCAACATCACCCGCCACTATCGAAGGGCGATCGACGAGGCCTGGGAGGGCCGCACCGTCGCCTTCACGCCTCGCGAGGTCGAGGACATGGAAATGTCCTTCTCCCGAGGCTTCAGCCACGGTTTCCTCGACGGAGTCGACCACAAGATCCTGGTGCGCGGGGATTACGCCAAGAAGCGTGGGGTTCTTCTCGGCGAGATCCACGGCCTCGCCCGCGCGGGGGTCCACCTGAAAGCCGTCACCGGGATCAAGCCCGGGGACGGCCTGGTCTTTGACGGCGACGAGGCGATGGGCGTCCCCGAGCAAGGGGGCCGCGTCTATGAGGTCGTCCCGATCGCCGGCCGACCGGACCTCGTCGAGCTTCGCTTCGGCCGAGGCGACATGGATTTTTCCCGCCTGCACCCGGGCCAGCGGGCCTGGAAGACGGACGACCCCGAGTTGACCGCCCGTCTGCGGAAGACGTTCGAGGGCCCTTCGCCCCGGCAGGTGGGGCTCGCCATGAAGGTTCGCGCGGCGGTCGGCGAGCCGATCCGCGTCGAGGCCCGCACGGCGACGGGACTGGTCGCGGAGGCCCTCGGCGACGCCCCGCTCGCCGCCGCCCAATCGCGCCCGGCGGACGACGCCCTGCTCCGCGAACAACTCGGCCGCCTCGGAGGGACCGCGTATCGGCTGGATGACCTCGAAGCCGAGATCGAGGGGGCCCCGATGGTCCCCAAGAGTCTCCTCAACCAGATTCGCCGCGACCTGACCGCCCGCCTGGACGCCCTCGCCGACGCCCCCCCTCCCCGGCCGATGGCCGCCGAGCCGGTCCTCCCCGGGCTGCTGGCGCCCATCCGGGCCGAGGCCGATCGCCAGCTTCAGGAGCGTCTCGCGGACCAACCGCCGCGTCTTGTCGCCCTCTGCCGGCGGACCGACCAGATCGCCGCCGCCGCGGCCGCTGGGGCATCGGCGATCTACGCCGACTACCAGGACATCAAGGAATACAAGGACGCCGTCGCCGAGGCCCGCCGCGTCGGGCTGCCGATCCACGTCGCCAGCCCTCGAATCGAGAAGCCGGCCGAGCGGAACCTGTTCAAGGCGCTGGTGAAGTCCGGGGCCGACGGCCTCCTCGTCCGCAACGCGGGCGGGCTGGCCTTCTGCGCCGAGACGGGCGTCCCGTTCGTCGCCGATTTCTCGCTCAACGCGTCCAATCCGCTGACTGTCGCCCTCTTCCGCGAGCGCGGGGCCGAGCGCGTGGCGGCCTCGTACGACCTCGACGCCGGCCAGCTCTTCGACCTGATCGAGGCGACCCCGACCGACTGGCTGGAGGTCGTGATTCATCAGCAAATCCCGATGTTCCACATGGAGCACTGCGTCTTCTGCGCGTTCCTCTCGCCGGGGACCGACCACACCAACTGCGGCCGCCCCTGCGACCACCACGACGTCAAGCTCCGCGACCGAGTGGGCAAGGAGCACCCGCTGAAGGCGGACGTCGGCTGCCGCAACACCCTGTTCAACGCCGTCCCTCAGACGGCCGCCGAGTTCCTCCCCCGCCTGATCGCCCGGGGCGTCCGGAACCTCCGCGTGGAGTTCCTCGACGACTCCCCCGAGACCGTATCGCGGACCCTGACCCTCTACCGCGAAACGGCCGCCGGCCTCCGCGACGGCCGAACCCTCTGGCGCGAGTTGAAGGCGTCCAACCAGTACGGCGTCACCCGCGGCCCGCTGGCCGTTTTGTCATGATTGAGCCACGACGCTTAACCGCAACGGCCTTCCCCCCTCGCGGGGGAAGGTGGCCGCGAAGCGGCCGGATGAGGGGGGATCGGCGCCGGGTGAAAAAACCGCCCATCGGTTGCGCGTCCGACGGCAGTCGTCCCCCTCAACTGATCGCTTCGCGATCTGTCTTCCTCCGCGAGGGGGGAAGCCCGTCATCCTCTTTGACGCTGGTCTCAGGGGAGAAATCCCTATGACCGCCGCGCTCCTCCCCAAAACCGTCGTCCTCGTCGGAGCCGGTCCCGGCGATCCGGGGCTCATCACCGTTCGAGGAGCCGAAGCCCTCGCCCGCGCCGAGGTGGTCGTCTACGACCATCTGGCGAACGAGCGACTGCTGGACCTGGCTCCTGAGACGGCTCTTCGCATCTGCGCGGGGAAGTCGGTCGGCCACTGCACGATGACGCAGGACCAGATCAACGCCGCTCTGGCCGAGCACGCCGCCGCCGGGCGCTCGGTCGTCCGCCTCAAGGGGGGCGACCCTCTGGTCTTCGGCCGAGGTTCGGAGGAGGCGGCCTACCTTCGCGAGCGTGGGATTCCCTTCGAGATCGTCCCCGGCGTGACGGCCGGCGTGGGGGCGACGGCCTTTGCGGGGATCCCTGTAACCAGCCGGGGCGTCGCCTCAGCCGTGGCCTTCGTGACGGGCCACCAGGCCCCGGACGTGCCGAGGAAGGCCGACTCCCCCTCGCGCCTGGACTGGTCAGCCCTCGCGAAGTTCCCCGGCACGCTCGTCTTCTACATGGGCGTGACCCACCTGCCGACGATCGCCCGCACCCTGATCCAGGAGGGGAAATCGCCCGCCACGCCCGCGGCGGTCGTCGCATCCGGCTCGACCCCCGTGCAGAACGTGGTCGTCGCCGACCTGGCGACGATCGCCGAACGAGTGCAGGCCGCCGGCGTCCGCCCCCCCGCCCTGCTCGTCGTCGGCGAGGTCGTCGCCCAGCGCGAGGCGCTCGCCTGGTTCGAATCCCGCCCGTTGTTCGGGCTCCGGATCGTCGTCACAAGGCCTCGCGAGGAAGCCCTGCGTTCGGCCGCGACCCTGGAAGCGATGGGTGCCGAGGCCCTGATCGCGCCGACGGTGGAGATCCGCGCGATCGAGGATCACGGACCGCTCGACGCCGCCATCGACCGCCTCGACGACTACGACTGGCTGGTCTTCACGTCTTCCAACGGCGTGCGACGGTTCCTCGACCGGCTGCTTGAGTTGGGACGCGACCTGCGGGCCCTGGGACGGCTTCGGCTGGCGGCGATCGGCCCAACCACGGCGCAGGCGCTGGCTGCTTATCATCTCCGCGCCGACCTGATTCCGCCGTCGTTCCGATCGGAGTCGCTGGCGGAAGCCCTGGGGAAAGTCGCAGCCGGTTCGCGGATCCTGCTGGCGAGGGCTGATCGCGGGAGGGCGATCCTCAAGGACGAACTCTCGGCGGTGGCGGAAGTCGACCAGGTGGCCGTCTACCGCAACCTGGATGCGGAGAGCTTCCCTTCGGCCGTTCTGAATCGCATCGAGGCGGGGACGGTTGACTGGATTACCCTGACCAGCCCGGCGATCGCCGCGCGGCTGCACGCGATCGTCTCGCCGGAGGCCCGTCGCCGGATCGGCCGCGAGATCAATCTGGCGACGATCAGCCCGGTCACGTCATCGACCGTCAGGGAACTCGGCTGGAACGTCGCCGTCGAGGCCCCCGTCCACTCCTGGGACGGGCTGATCGAGGCTCTGGCCGCCCACGTCTCGCGGGCCGTTCCTGGAACGTGAAAGCGGCCCGCCCCCCTCTACCTTCCTGCGTCACGCCGTCATCTCAGTTCCAGGATCGTCTCGACCCCCTGCCACAGCAGGAACGCGCCGCCAAGGATGAAAAGGATGTCCATGGCGATATAACGCCCGAAAATCCCGGCCGCCAAATCCAGCGCAAAGATCAGGACGACGATCGCAGCGACTCCGATCGCTGAGTAAGTAATGACCTTCTCGGTCTCCATGACGCGACGCTCCGCTCAGGTGGGTGACGGCCCTCAACGATTACAACTTACCACAATTCCCGCGCGGAGCGAGGGGCCGTGGCCGTTCACCGCGATTCCGCTGAGGATTACGCCGAAAGCCATCCCCAACACTCCCGATTTGCTGCTCAACCTGGGACTTCATCGTCCACAGTTCTTATAGACGACGCGTCACGCGCAAAGCCGAATCGGCGACGATCCGACCGACCGCCTGCGTGTGCATAAAGCGGCCCCGGTCGATCTCACGCCGATCGCCGAGGACGTGGCCTCGACGCGCGAATCCTTGGCAAGACGGCTTCGGAAACGACAGGGAAACCCGTCATGAATCTCGTGAAATTGACCGACCGAACCCAATTCCGCGAGCCGGTTCTCGACGACAAGTCGCTCTCGTTACTCGACTTGAGTCAAATTGGGTTCGGTGATCCAGGCGCAAACGAACCCACCGCGAATCAGTCGGTGCGGATGGGGATCGAGCGGGGCTTCTGGGCGGGGGGACGAGGTAGGCGGATCGTCAGCACGCCGTGGCGTCCATCGGCGCGGGCGGCGTCGAGGTCGACCTCGCGAGTCAGATGGACGTGGCGGAGGAACGGGCCGATTCGGCCCTCGCGAGGTCGGCGCAGGGAGTCGACGGC encodes:
- a CDS encoding CCA tRNA nucleotidyltransferase produces the protein MADPRARREFAEEIVVRLRRAGYQALWAGGCVRDILLGLTPADYDVATDATPEQATAALPFRSLTIGASFGVVKVRHPRMKGNEVEIATFRSDLAYIDGRRPSGVVFSSPREDAERRDFTINGMFMDPIGGEVVDYVGGRADLEGRRLRAIGDPSARFAEDKLRLLRAVRFASRFDLHIEPTTLAAVSAMAAEVNIVSPERIAQEMRRMLTHPSRARAMDMLMDCGLMAAVLPPLVRAKGLFQGKPMQPEGDLWDHLLLTLSLLPHDASFPLALAGLLHDVGKPFSKQVQEGGRVSYHNHESVGGRIADDMARRLKLSNAERERLAWLVTFHQYLGEAERLRESKLKRMLASPGVDELLALHRADALATVGNARHVDYCEYYLEHQPAGPINPPPLLTGHDLVRHGLKPGEHFATILEAVREAQLESRIHNKREALELVDRELTTM
- a CDS encoding leucine-rich repeat domain-containing protein, whose translation is MARDRSLLDMDANHVRCRWVNRLVRRWSVRGLLVFVALTASVLGWVVNSAHIQRNAVHVIETAGGTVGYDIEYHGRPPDPDAQELSLPAWLLDQLDPDYVGHPTYLEAWDSNFGDRETAAAGDLDRLQSIRLSEPSVSDEGLAPLANLDVLLDLELRYARIGDQGLVRLSGLKSLQGLSLFGTLVTDEGLRHLSRLSELRSLGLGETKITDAGLVHLRPLSKLSGLYLDNTRITDAGLVHLRPLSSLTTLSLQDTHVSDRGLIHLKNLRNLVYLHLAGTRVTDTGLPYLCDLSRLEVLTLNCSQISNAGLETLQRCPSLKRVQIWNAPECDGADRHKYTHEAAGAFRRTGSNVFLQLH
- a CDS encoding gamma-glutamylcyclotransferase family protein — encoded protein: MTHRLFVYGTLAPGRPNEHILAPIPGEWEPATVRGRLYPEGWGAAAGYPGIVLEPEGEEVSGLRFASESLPQHWGRLDEFEGPGYERVLTSARRQDGTIVDAYVYQLSSAPIDGD
- a CDS encoding family 43 glycosylhydrolase; amino-acid sequence: MFRPVRFVLGCAFVIATTVSSPAQVVETNPQFQVEKTDRRPQPVMDAETIRAGLKSRDRALHIKAGWIRDPYITLGPDDFYYLTGTQPNEGDPREAADPYNIGLGKASIVGDQVRLYRSRDLIQWESLGTPYTLADSFHVREAGKKPVEPFIWAPEVHWLGDRWALVHCPAALASLALTNGPELKGPWTHPMGRTLGERHDPSLFKDDDGTWYLLWLNTLIAPLSKDFTHYTADPVRIDPAGSRPGPQGTPISRIGHEGATMIKVGPKYVHLGTAWSTDRGRRGSYNLYYCTADKITGPYGPRKFAGRFLGHGTPFRDRDGHWWCTAFFNGNVPPLPREGIETRDLRDNAQTINEQGVTIVPLDVKLLPDDEVSIRALDPAYATPGPDEVQRFQ
- a CDS encoding 6-pyruvoyl trahydropterin synthase family protein, whose amino-acid sequence is MYRVTRQIEFCYGHRLLEYAGKCRHLHGHNGLAVVTLEGKELDAQGMLVDFGEIKRKLQRWIDEELDHNMILRRDDPILPLLQERGERVFVMDVNPTAENIARLIYDQGKAAGLPIVEVVLWETPNCFATYTGAGEV
- a CDS encoding DUF4190 domain-containing protein translates to MAIEHESTRPDESDLKMLRRSAIENEIPTYRAVSSLAVVAVLFGLLGALSFTHWAFYLCAAVAVVLGFLADRSIQKRSDVLTGQGLARAAMAMGLIFGLSIFTISAVQHFLAKRQAAAFAVEYGERLKSGSLAELYWIGLLPQQRANVTPEDNLKQMQSQASEAPMMDMKYGALRKLSQDLHGSPESTIKFNSIEKLEREDLTLVALALFDVHVGEIKDEHKEGEAAKEGEAEHKHEHQEPHDDYALAVIKGMVPENKNAYEWWIEDVLYPYKPKTAALPEKKVDDGHGHAGGH